In the Manis javanica isolate MJ-LG chromosome 12, MJ_LKY, whole genome shotgun sequence genome, one interval contains:
- the LOC140845197 gene encoding ral-GDS-related protein-like isoform X2, with product MAPGLAEPVPGPEPTSPCAAISDIPGVVSGPEVEPHEPSEPSRPSPSPRMGQARRHAWEPNDVTSVLHGSVHHLAQEEHLGPTVAEPEEPRQTQLAPETQGGPASWLEPVQELPETPVLELRPVSPASAPAEPEDVPAVPSAPLPSPELEPHEPSGTGPRAPARMAPGLAGAKPAPESTLLAFPPRLVAEQLTLMYAELFTKVAVDDRMTRCGSQSYNGNVEHLASTNKIIKQFHDAANMVISSCLGAPGMTARDRARVVEFWIQVAKECLDLENFAHLHAILLALQSPAISRLQCTWGRVSWKSSRMHKRLEKERWLNRKRLLKEATSMVTQQHRFLRESEDRQEESSILREMLIHKYVAMTHHLQPEEHFRAFFQAVETLDDQKRYTLSCQLEPPGQRAGRKGLLFFRSRNI from the exons ATGGCACCGGGCCTGGCAGAGCCAGTGCCAGGtccagagcccaccagcccctgtgcggCGATCTCGGACATCCCGGGAGTGGTCTCGGGCCCCGaggtggagccccatgagccttcaGAACCCAGCAG gccttcccccagccccaggatgggcCAGGCTAGGCGCCATGCCTGGGAGCCCAATGATGTGACCAGCGTCCTCCATGGCAGCGTCCACCACTTggcccaggaggagcacctggggcccactgTGGCAGAGCCGGAAG aaccacggcagacgcagctggctccagagacacagggagggccGGCTTCATGGCTAGAGCCagttcaggagctccctgagacccctgtgctggagctacggccAGTGTCACCTGCGTCAGCCCCCGCAGAGCCGGAGGACGTCCCAGCAGTGCCCTCAGCCCCACTGCCGAGCCCTGAGCTTGAGCCCCATGAGCCCTCAGGCACAGGGCCCAGGGCACCTGCCAGAATGGCACCGGGCCTGGCAGGGGCAAAGCCAGCTCCAGAGTCCACCCTCCTGGCATTCCCCCCCCGCCTGGTtgccgagcagctgaccctgatgtatGCG GAACTGttcaccaaggtggcagtggaCGACCGCATGACCCGCTGCGGGAGCCAGTCATACAACGGAAACGTTGAACACCTGGCCTCCACCAATAAGATCATAAAACAATTTCATGATGCAGCCAACatggtcatctcctcctgcctcggggccCCAGGCATGACGGCGcgggacagggcccgagtggtagagttctggatccaggtggccaag gagtgtctggaccTCGAGAATTTCGCACacctccatgccattctcttggccctgcagagccctgccATCAGTCGTCTGCAGTGCACCTGGGGACGTGTTTCCTG gAAGAGCTCCAGGATGCATAAGAGACTTGAAAAAGAGAGGTGGCTTAACCGGAAGAGGCTCCTCAAg GAGGCGACTTCCATGGTGACGCAACAGCATCGTTTCCTCCGGGAATCTGAGGATAGGCAGGAG GAAAGTTCCATCCTACGTGAGATGCTCATACACAAGTACGTGGCCATGACGCATCACCTGCAACCCGAGGAGCACTTCAGAGCCTTCTTCCAGGCCGTGGAGACCCTGGATGACCAGAagag atacaccctgtcctgccagctggagcccccaggccagagggccGGCAGAAAGGGACTCTTGTTCTTCAGGTCCCGCAACATTTAA
- the LOC140845194 gene encoding uncharacterized protein isoform X1, with protein sequence MLSVTSRSQDPTMMAKGQVEKLCYQEPSEGMEVREANRGGLPARCGRWLRDHLQRLCPCCPRNPEHEEESTLHANKIHRGRAPWTGVRTAQETPVLELRPVSPASALGPGAPAGMAPGLAEPVPGPEPTSPCAAISDIPGVVSGPEVEPHEPSEPSRPSPSPRMGQARRHAWEPNDVTSVLHGSVHHLAQEEHLGPTVAEPEEPRQTQLAPETQGGPASWLEPVQELPETPVLELRPVSPASAPAEPEDVPAVPSAPLPSPELEPHEPSGTGPRAPARMAPGLAGAKPAPESTLLAFPPRLVAEQLTLMYAELFTKVAVDDRMTRCGSQSYNGNVEHLASTNKIIKQFHDAANMVISSCLGAPGMTARDRARVVEFWIQVAKECLDLENFAHLHAILLALQSPAISRLQCTWGRVSWKSSRMHKRLEKERWLNRKRLLKEATSMVTQQHRFLRESEDRQEESSILREMLIHKYVAMTHHLQPEEHFRAFFQAVETLDDQKRYTLSCQLEPPGQRAGRKGLLFFRSRNI encoded by the exons ATGCTCTCTGTGACCTCACGTAGTCAAGACCCTACGATGATGGCCAAGGGACAGGTGGAGAAACTGTGCTACCAAG AGCCTTCTGAAGGCATGGAAGTCAGGGAAGCAAACAGGGGCggtcttcctgctcgctgtgggcgttggctcagAGACCACCTCCAACGCCTCTGTCCGTGTTGTCCAAGGaaccccgag CATGAAGAGGAGTCAACTCTCCATGCAAATAAGATCCACAGGgggagggctccctggacaggTGTGAGGACGGCACAAGAGACAcctgtgctggagctacggccggtgtcacctgcttcagccctgGGGCCCGGAGCACCTGCCGGAATGGCACCGGGCCTGGCAGAGCCAGTGCCAGGtccagagcccaccagcccctgtgcggCGATCTCGGACATCCCGGGAGTGGTCTCGGGCCCCGaggtggagccccatgagccttcaGAACCCAGCAG gccttcccccagccccaggatgggcCAGGCTAGGCGCCATGCCTGGGAGCCCAATGATGTGACCAGCGTCCTCCATGGCAGCGTCCACCACTTggcccaggaggagcacctggggcccactgTGGCAGAGCCGGAAG aaccacggcagacgcagctggctccagagacacagggagggccGGCTTCATGGCTAGAGCCagttcaggagctccctgagacccctgtgctggagctacggccAGTGTCACCTGCGTCAGCCCCCGCAGAGCCGGAGGACGTCCCAGCAGTGCCCTCAGCCCCACTGCCGAGCCCTGAGCTTGAGCCCCATGAGCCCTCAGGCACAGGGCCCAGGGCACCTGCCAGAATGGCACCGGGCCTGGCAGGGGCAAAGCCAGCTCCAGAGTCCACCCTCCTGGCATTCCCCCCCCGCCTGGTtgccgagcagctgaccctgatgtatGCG GAACTGttcaccaaggtggcagtggaCGACCGCATGACCCGCTGCGGGAGCCAGTCATACAACGGAAACGTTGAACACCTGGCCTCCACCAATAAGATCATAAAACAATTTCATGATGCAGCCAACatggtcatctcctcctgcctcggggccCCAGGCATGACGGCGcgggacagggcccgagtggtagagttctggatccaggtggccaag gagtgtctggaccTCGAGAATTTCGCACacctccatgccattctcttggccctgcagagccctgccATCAGTCGTCTGCAGTGCACCTGGGGACGTGTTTCCTG gAAGAGCTCCAGGATGCATAAGAGACTTGAAAAAGAGAGGTGGCTTAACCGGAAGAGGCTCCTCAAg GAGGCGACTTCCATGGTGACGCAACAGCATCGTTTCCTCCGGGAATCTGAGGATAGGCAGGAG GAAAGTTCCATCCTACGTGAGATGCTCATACACAAGTACGTGGCCATGACGCATCACCTGCAACCCGAGGAGCACTTCAGAGCCTTCTTCCAGGCCGTGGAGACCCTGGATGACCAGAagag atacaccctgtcctgccagctggagcccccaggccagagggccGGCAGAAAGGGACTCTTGTTCTTCAGGTCCCGCAACATTTAA